The Acidobacteriota bacterium genome has a segment encoding these proteins:
- a CDS encoding PPC domain-containing DNA-binding protein: MAYNIMNGNLIISLEPGEKILESLEAICERENIRAAWLNGIGLCRDPEIGFFDAGTGAYVFKRFEGDFEIAALTGNIALFESRPFIHAHVVLGDRDMKTLSGHLREAVVSAACEIVITPLPGVLERVADPGSPLKKLRL, from the coding sequence ATGGCTTACAACATAATGAATGGGAACTTGATCATCAGCCTGGAACCCGGCGAAAAGATACTTGAAAGCCTGGAAGCGATCTGCGAAAGGGAAAATATCCGGGCCGCATGGCTGAATGGAATCGGATTGTGCCGCGATCCTGAGATCGGGTTTTTCGACGCCGGAACAGGTGCCTATGTTTTCAAGCGTTTTGAAGGAGATTTCGAAATCGCCGCTCTGACGGGAAATATCGCGCTTTTCGAAAGCCGGCCTTTCATCCATGCCCACGTCGTCCTGGGCGACCGGGACATGAAGACGCTGTCCGGCCACCTGCGCGAGGCTGTGGTTTCGGCCGCCTGCGAGATCGTCATCACTCCGCTTCCAGGCGTTCTGGAGCGCGTCGCGGATCCGGGTTCCCCCCTCAAAAAACTCCGTCTCTAA
- the hutI gene encoding imidazolonepropionase yields the protein MMSVDLVISGCRAVATCRGPLPKRGRDLGDVGLVENGCVASAKGRIVYAGPEDGLEKQFRIETGAVRIDGRGLVALPGFVDAHTHLPFGGDRQDEFRLRLAGATYQELAARGMGIRTTVKATRDISRDKLLALCGERLDRMLLSGTTTVEAKSGYGLNFEDEIKQLEVLRELDRTHPVDIVPTFMGAHDIPPEFKEKRGEYIDFLVGIVLPEVKRRGLAEFFDIFCEEGVFTLEETRTLVEAAGRAGLGIKIHSDEFVPLGATELSAEAGARSAEHLIAVTPEGIAALAGSRTAAVLLPGVSFFLRMDKRAPARRLIEAGAVVVLASDFNPGSSMVSSMAFVLQLGVFTLGMSVEEALNACTANAAYAVGRESEVGTLEAGKKADILLCRGRDHVSLAYEVGTNPVRHVIKNGQIVVRDGSLLPSR from the coding sequence ATGATGTCAGTTGATCTGGTCATATCCGGCTGCCGGGCGGTCGCGACCTGCCGGGGGCCGCTTCCGAAAAGGGGCCGGGATCTGGGCGATGTCGGTCTCGTCGAAAACGGCTGCGTCGCCTCCGCAAAGGGCCGTATCGTTTACGCCGGTCCCGAAGACGGGCTTGAAAAACAGTTTCGTATCGAAACCGGCGCCGTGCGCATCGACGGCCGGGGCCTTGTCGCTCTTCCGGGTTTCGTCGACGCCCATACCCATCTTCCTTTCGGCGGAGACCGGCAGGACGAGTTCCGGCTGAGGCTGGCAGGCGCGACCTATCAGGAATTGGCGGCCCGGGGCATGGGCATCCGGACAACGGTCAAAGCCACGAGAGACATCTCCCGGGACAAACTCCTCGCTCTCTGCGGGGAGAGACTCGACCGTATGCTGCTCTCCGGAACGACCACGGTCGAAGCCAAGAGCGGTTACGGGCTCAACTTCGAGGACGAAATCAAGCAGCTCGAGGTGCTCCGCGAACTCGATCGGACTCATCCTGTGGACATCGTGCCGACTTTCATGGGCGCCCATGACATTCCGCCCGAATTCAAGGAAAAACGGGGGGAATACATCGACTTTCTCGTCGGAATCGTCCTTCCCGAAGTCAAACGCCGCGGCCTGGCGGAATTTTTCGACATCTTCTGCGAAGAGGGTGTCTTCACTCTGGAGGAGACGCGGACTCTCGTCGAGGCCGCCGGGCGGGCGGGATTGGGCATCAAGATCCACTCCGACGAGTTCGTCCCACTCGGCGCGACGGAACTGTCCGCCGAGGCCGGAGCGCGTTCAGCCGAACACCTGATCGCCGTCACGCCTGAAGGCATCGCCGCCCTGGCCGGGAGCCGGACGGCCGCCGTCCTTCTTCCGGGAGTTTCCTTTTTCCTCCGCATGGACAAGCGCGCGCCGGCCCGCCGCCTCATCGAGGCCGGAGCCGTCGTCGTCCTGGCCTCGGATTTCAACCCGGGAAGTTCCATGGTCAGCTCCATGGCTTTTGTCCTTCAACTCGGCGTCTTCACGCTCGGCATGAGCGTCGAGGAAGCCCTGAACGCCTGCACGGCGAACGCCGCCTACGCCGTCGGCCGGGAAAGCGAGGTCGGAACCCTCGAAGCCGGAAAAAAGGCGGACATTCTTCTCTGCCGCGGCCGCGATCACGTTTCTCTCGCCTACGAGGTCGGGACGAATCCGGTCCGCCACGTCATCAAAAACGGCCAAATCGTCGTGCGGGACGGGTCCCTCCTTCCCTCCCGCTGA
- the ftsZ gene encoding cell division protein FtsZ: protein MRNETNGKLKFHLIEEYEGAKIRVIGIGGGGGNAVNRMIESGIQGVEFIAVNTDLQALNTSRAGMKLPIGGKLTKGLGSGGRADIGKQAALEDTEPLVEILQGSDMVFLTAGLGGGTGTGATPIMANLASQLDVLVIAIVTLPFDFEGKVRMKQAGEGLKELKGVVDTVIAIPNERLLQSVSLDMSMQDAFTMADDVLRQAVQGISDLITKPGLINLDFADVKSIMKGMGMAFMGTGIASGENRAVDAARKAISSPLLVDTSIEGARGVLINITGGKDMTLHEVSKASELIHTLSHPDANIIFGTVIDPSLKEMVKVTVIATGFEDREEAEDAYEEGLVIEKTPDPFPIFAQTPPYEFESKNPQPRLMPRDGDDKWRSFETPTFIRKTRHTGLKKNAHDVS, encoded by the coding sequence ATGAGAAATGAAACCAACGGCAAGCTGAAATTCCATCTCATCGAGGAGTATGAAGGCGCGAAGATCCGCGTCATCGGCATCGGGGGAGGCGGAGGCAACGCCGTCAACCGGATGATCGAATCCGGCATTCAGGGCGTGGAGTTCATCGCCGTCAACACCGATCTCCAGGCTTTGAACACCAGCCGGGCGGGGATGAAACTTCCCATCGGGGGCAAACTCACAAAAGGTCTGGGCTCGGGCGGCCGGGCCGACATCGGGAAACAGGCCGCTCTGGAAGATACGGAGCCGCTCGTCGAGATCCTGCAGGGTTCGGATATGGTCTTCCTCACGGCCGGCCTGGGGGGCGGGACGGGGACGGGAGCGACGCCCATCATGGCCAACCTGGCCTCCCAACTCGACGTCCTGGTCATCGCCATTGTCACGCTGCCTTTCGATTTCGAGGGCAAGGTCAGAATGAAACAGGCCGGAGAGGGCCTGAAAGAGCTCAAAGGGGTCGTGGACACCGTTATCGCCATCCCCAACGAACGTCTTCTCCAGTCCGTCAGTCTCGACATGTCGATGCAGGACGCCTTCACCATGGCCGATGATGTCCTCCGCCAGGCGGTTCAGGGCATTTCCGACCTCATCACCAAGCCCGGGCTGATCAACCTCGATTTCGCCGACGTCAAGTCCATCATGAAGGGCATGGGCATGGCCTTCATGGGCACGGGCATAGCCTCGGGAGAGAACAGGGCCGTCGATGCGGCCCGGAAAGCCATTTCCAGCCCGCTTCTCGTCGATACGTCCATCGAAGGCGCCCGGGGCGTTCTCATCAACATCACGGGCGGAAAGGACATGACGCTCCACGAAGTCTCCAAGGCTTCGGAGCTGATCCACACTCTGTCTCACCCCGACGCCAACATCATTTTCGGAACCGTCATCGATCCCTCGCTCAAGGAAATGGTCAAAGTCACCGTCATCGCCACAGGTTTCGAAGACAGGGAAGAAGCCGAGGATGCATACGAGGAAGGTTTGGTCATCGAAAAGACCCCGGACCCCTTCCCGATTTTCGCCCAGACGCCGCCTTACGAGTTCGAGTCCAAGAACCCTCAGCCGCGCCTCATGCCCCGGGACGGAGACGACAAATGGCGCTCCTTCGAAACGCCGACCTTTATCCGCAAGACGCGCCACACCGGACTCAAGAAAAACGCTCATGATGTCAGTTGA
- the ftsA gene encoding cell division protein FtsA: MPKSSYIVGFDIGTRKVVAVIGEITEERKLEIIGIGTADSRGLRKGVVVNLEATTAAIKRAQEEAELMSGVEIGAAFIGISGAHIKSFNSRGVVAVSGKNRVISREDVRRVIDQSKALSIPPDREIIHIIPQEFVVDEQDGIRDPHGMSGVKLEVNVHIVTSSITSLQNLKTCIDRAGIVIEEIVLNQIATNQAVLTTDERELGVGQIDIGAGTTEVAIFERGSLWYTSTIPIGGDNFTNDIAVGLRTPIPEAEKIKKKYGCIAGPVIEEQETIEVPSVGKGRKPRVLSRQILADIIQPRAEEIFRLVDGDIKRMGYEKSLNSGIVLTGGTALLEGLEEVAEEVFDLPVRRGDPAGVGGLVDRVSTPDYATAVGLILHGFAKWQEKGLSRDRKRSAWTRIKDWFKDG; encoded by the coding sequence ATGCCCAAAAGCAGCTATATCGTCGGCTTCGACATCGGAACACGCAAAGTCGTGGCCGTCATCGGAGAAATCACGGAGGAGCGCAAACTGGAAATCATCGGTATCGGAACCGCCGACTCCCGCGGCCTCCGGAAGGGCGTCGTGGTCAACCTCGAAGCCACCACGGCCGCCATCAAGCGGGCCCAGGAAGAGGCGGAACTGATGTCCGGCGTCGAAATCGGCGCCGCCTTCATCGGCATCTCCGGCGCTCATATCAAGAGCTTCAACAGCCGCGGCGTCGTCGCCGTATCCGGGAAAAACCGGGTCATCAGCCGCGAGGACGTCCGCCGGGTCATCGACCAGTCCAAGGCGCTTTCCATTCCCCCGGACCGGGAGATCATTCACATCATCCCTCAGGAGTTCGTCGTCGACGAGCAGGACGGCATCCGCGATCCTCACGGCATGAGCGGCGTCAAGCTCGAAGTCAATGTGCACATCGTCACTTCGTCCATCACTTCGCTTCAAAACCTCAAGACCTGCATCGACCGGGCCGGGATCGTCATCGAGGAAATCGTCCTCAACCAGATCGCCACGAACCAGGCCGTGCTCACGACCGATGAGCGGGAGCTCGGCGTCGGGCAGATCGACATCGGCGCGGGGACCACGGAAGTGGCCATTTTCGAGCGGGGCAGCTTGTGGTACACATCGACCATCCCCATCGGCGGCGACAACTTCACCAACGACATCGCGGTCGGCCTGCGGACCCCCATTCCCGAGGCCGAAAAAATCAAGAAGAAATACGGTTGCATCGCCGGTCCCGTCATCGAAGAGCAGGAAACCATCGAGGTGCCTTCGGTCGGAAAGGGCCGCAAACCCCGGGTGCTGTCGCGCCAGATCCTGGCCGACATCATTCAACCCCGGGCCGAGGAGATCTTCCGCCTGGTGGACGGCGACATCAAGCGCATGGGATACGAGAAATCCCTCAATTCCGGAATCGTCCTGACCGGCGGCACGGCTCTCCTCGAAGGTCTCGAGGAAGTCGCCGAGGAGGTCTTCGACCTTCCGGTGCGCCGGGGCGATCCGGCCGGCGTCGGCGGGCTTGTCGACCGCGTTTCCACGCCGGACTACGCGACGGCGGTCGGGTTGATCCTTCACGGGTTTGCGAAATGGCAGGAAAAAGGATTGTCGAGAGATAGAAAACGAAGCGCCTGGACCAGAATCAAGGACTGGTTCAAGGACGGATAG
- a CDS encoding FtsQ-type POTRA domain-containing protein, which yields MSVSALAFQRGVSESRARKVRRHFALKYGHVLSLLLLQVALFAVLHEAWIYLLTWDHLKITDVKVACPHPSLSREIAQDLRLRPLGNILFCDVRGIEEDIRSLTWVRDVRVSRVFPSTLVVDVAERRPAARISRSAPRLIDRDGVDLGKPETETGEDLPLLTDRDGFQFGLDEKLKTAWSFLDALPETEKRDVESLDLTDSGGLSIKLRNDPVLIKVAAADALEGLNVFRERRPDWEARFGPLESVDLRFAGRAVLKPAGPGRPAGEARRPQFTKEAD from the coding sequence ATGTCGGTATCGGCCTTGGCCTTTCAACGCGGAGTCTCGGAATCCCGGGCCCGGAAAGTGCGCCGGCATTTCGCGTTGAAATACGGACACGTTCTCTCTCTTCTTCTTCTTCAAGTGGCGCTGTTCGCGGTTCTCCATGAAGCCTGGATCTATCTCCTGACGTGGGATCATCTCAAAATCACCGACGTCAAGGTCGCCTGCCCTCATCCGTCCCTGAGCCGCGAGATTGCTCAGGATTTGCGCCTCAGGCCCCTGGGAAATATTTTGTTCTGCGATGTCCGGGGAATTGAGGAGGACATCCGGAGTTTGACCTGGGTCCGCGATGTCCGGGTTTCGAGAGTTTTTCCCTCGACCCTGGTTGTGGACGTCGCGGAACGCCGGCCCGCCGCCCGGATTTCCAGAAGCGCTCCGCGTCTGATCGATCGGGATGGCGTCGATCTCGGCAAGCCCGAAACGGAGACCGGCGAAGATCTTCCCCTGCTCACGGATCGGGACGGATTTCAATTCGGTCTCGACGAGAAATTGAAAACGGCCTGGTCATTTCTGGACGCCCTGCCGGAGACCGAAAAAAGAGACGTGGAATCCCTGGATCTCACGGACTCCGGAGGGCTTTCCATAAAACTTCGAAACGATCCCGTCCTGATCAAGGTCGCCGCCGCGGATGCGTTGGAAGGATTGAACGTTTTCCGGGAGCGCCGGCCGGATTGGGAAGCGCGGTTCGGACCCCTGGAGAGCGTCGACTTGAGGTTCGCGGGCCGGGCCGTGCTCAAACCCGCCGGGCCCGGGAGACCGGCCGGAGAGGCCCGGAGGCCTCAGTTCACCAAGGAGGCGGACTAA
- the murC gene encoding UDP-N-acetylmuramate--L-alanine ligase, whose product MTKKGYRKLRRIHMVGIGGTGMCGIAEVLLNLEYEVSGSDVQDSDVLQRLRKLGAEVAVGHAAENVRNADVVVISSAVRETNVEVVEARTRLIPVIPRAEMLAELMRMKYGVAVAGSHGKTSTTSMTAVVLDAAGYDPTVIVGGRLNTLGANARLGTGDFIVAEADESDRSFLFLSPFIAILTNIDNEHLDQYDSLEEIKSTFVNFANKVPFYGPVILCLDDPNLQSILPLIDRKIITYGFSAQADIFARDFRFKDFSSHSRLFHRGRELGELHLQVPGKHNILNAMAAVAVGLDLDIPVDTILAALQGYTGTGRRFELRADVGGIMVIEDYAHHPTEIRATLDAARQGWRRRIMAVFQPHRYSRLSHLMKEFATSFNQADILIVTEVYPAGENPLPGVTGQALFDEIRHFGHKNVRFEPKMEAVPSLAASLAEADDMIFVMGAGPINRIIPALIKKLEDRT is encoded by the coding sequence ATGACCAAGAAAGGCTACCGCAAACTCCGGCGCATCCACATGGTCGGAATCGGGGGGACGGGAATGTGCGGAATCGCCGAGGTTCTTCTCAACCTCGAATACGAGGTTTCCGGATCCGACGTCCAGGACAGCGACGTTCTCCAGCGGCTCCGGAAGCTCGGCGCCGAAGTCGCCGTGGGCCACGCGGCGGAAAACGTCCGCAACGCCGACGTCGTCGTCATCTCTTCGGCGGTTCGGGAGACCAATGTCGAGGTGGTGGAGGCCAGAACCCGCCTCATTCCGGTCATTCCGCGGGCGGAGATGCTGGCCGAACTCATGCGGATGAAGTACGGTGTCGCCGTGGCCGGATCCCACGGCAAGACCTCCACGACCTCGATGACGGCCGTCGTTCTCGACGCCGCGGGCTACGATCCCACGGTCATTGTCGGGGGCCGGCTGAACACCCTCGGAGCCAACGCCCGATTGGGCACCGGAGATTTCATCGTCGCGGAGGCGGATGAAAGCGACCGCTCCTTTCTTTTTCTTTCCCCGTTCATCGCCATTTTGACCAATATCGACAACGAGCATCTCGACCAGTACGATTCTCTGGAAGAGATTAAAAGCACGTTCGTCAATTTCGCCAACAAGGTCCCGTTTTACGGCCCGGTCATCCTTTGTCTCGACGACCCCAATCTCCAGAGCATCCTCCCGCTGATCGACCGGAAAATCATCACCTACGGATTTTCCGCCCAGGCGGATATTTTCGCCAGGGATTTCCGATTCAAGGACTTTTCGAGCCACAGCCGCCTTTTTCATCGCGGCCGCGAACTCGGCGAGCTGCACCTCCAGGTCCCCGGAAAACACAACATCCTGAACGCCATGGCGGCCGTGGCCGTCGGGCTGGATCTCGACATCCCCGTGGATACCATCCTGGCCGCGCTTCAGGGATATACCGGAACGGGACGCCGGTTCGAACTTCGGGCCGATGTCGGCGGCATCATGGTCATTGAGGATTACGCCCATCACCCGACCGAAATCCGGGCGACTCTCGACGCCGCCCGTCAGGGATGGAGACGCCGCATCATGGCCGTTTTTCAGCCCCACCGTTATTCCCGGCTGTCCCACCTGATGAAGGAGTTCGCGACTTCGTTCAATCAGGCCGATATCCTGATCGTGACCGAGGTTTATCCGGCCGGAGAGAACCCCCTGCCTGGCGTCACGGGCCAAGCCCTCTTCGATGAAATCCGGCATTTCGGCCACAAAAACGTCCGTTTTGAACCGAAAATGGAGGCCGTTCCCTCGCTGGCCGCATCACTCGCCGAAGCGGACGATATGATCTTTGTCATGGGAGCGGGTCCCATCAACCGCATCATCCCGGCTCTGATCAAGAAACTGGAGGACAGGACCTGA